Part of the Sinomonas atrocyanea genome is shown below.
CTTCACCGGGAGCGGAGGCGTGGATGAGGTTGCCCTCTGGGGAGTACGTCCATGAGTGATAGCCGCAGACGAGGTTTCCGGTGGAACCGGCAGCCTCGGTCAGGACGCGGGCACCGCGGTGGCGGCATACGTTGTGCAGGACGTTGACGTCACCCTCGTCTGTACGCAGCACGATCAGGGAGTAGGGGCCGTAGTCCACCGTGATGTAGTCGCCCGGCTCCGGCAGCTCGGCAACGCTGCCGGCAAAGATCCAGTGCCGGCCGAAGATGGCCTCCATGTCGAGCTTGAAGAGCGTCGGGTCGGTGTAGAAGGGGGCATCAAGTGAATATCCCTTACGCCGGAACTCAAACAGCGCAGCGATTTCCGCGAGCTTCTCTGCCGGCAAGGTCGAAGCGAGCTTTCCGCGTGAATTGAGGGGCGCGTTCACTGGAGCAGTCATTGATTCCTCCCGGGAGGGCTGGGCAAATGTGGCTTCTGGGCGACTACGGCGTAGGTGGAGGCAGCCGACATCGTCTGGGAATGAAGTTGCGCGTTCAGGAGGAACGGCGAGGCGCGAGAAGGGGTCCCGCGGGCGATGCTTGGAACGGATCCATACCTGGCCCTTCGACGAGTGCGCGTCCTACGCAACAACAATCAGCATGTGCAACAGCGTGACGCAGGCCACCCTCGCTGTCAAGCTATGACGGATGCGTTCTGAGTCTCCGCAGGCAGGAGACGACGGCCGGGCTCGGCCGGGGTATGCCGTGCTGCCGGATGAACGGCAGGCGAGGACCCGACGGTGCAGACCACCAAAGCCACGATGATGCGCGCCGCTCCCAGCGGGGCATGGCCTCCAAGACCTAGGACAAGAACACGAGCGGTGTCCTAGTTCCCATCGAGCACCAGGCGGGCGCGTGCCGGGGCTGAGGAAAAGGTTGGCGAGGGCCCGCCCGCGGCAAAGGCCGGCTGGGCGACAGCGCCGGCATCCCCAAGTGGCACTCCCAAGCTGGGCAGCCGCACTGACCATCGGACGCAAGGAACCGATCCCGGCCCCCGGAACATATAAGGGCAACTGCAGACAGCTCATGGCCTTCGAAGACAGGCAATGGGCCCGAGTCGTTTTGGCTCCGGGACGGTTGATGGTCCTAGCGACGCGTGTAGCCCATGTTGGCGCTGACCTTGAGTCCGGCTTCCGTGAGCGTTTCCAGCAGGCCGGGGATCTTCTCGGGGTCGAACCGGAACGCGGGCCCCGAAATGCTGATGGCGCCCGTTACTTCGCCCTGGTGGTTGTAGACGGGCACCGCCACTGCATTCAGGCCGATCTCGAACTCCTCCCGCACTACCGCGTACCCTTTGGCGCCCACCTCGAGCAGCTGCTCATCCAGTTCTTTCCGGCTGGTGATGGTCTTGGCCGTGCGGGCTTTCAGTCCGGTCTCTTTCAGGATACGGTCCCGTTCATCAGCACCCAAGGCGGCCAGGAGCACCTTCCCGCTGGAGGTGGCGTGCAGCGGCGTCAGGCTTCCCACCCAGTCATACGTTGCCAGTGTTGAGGGGCCCATGGCTTGGTCCACATTGACGGCATAGTTGGACCGCAGGACGGCGAGGTTGACCGTTTCCTTGAACTCTTCGGCGAGGCTCTCCAGCACAGGCCGGGCCTCGTGGACCAGACTCAGCCGCCCCGGAATGGAGCTGGCCAGGCGGAGGATCCCAAACCCGAGCTCGAACTTGCCGCGGTCGCTGTTCTGGTGGACCATCCCACGGCTTACCAGCGACCCCATCAGCCGAGAGACGGTGGACTTGTGGATGCCCATCTCCTCGGCGATCTCACTGACGCCTGCGTGCCCTTCTCGCGCCAGGATCTCCAGGACAGTCAGCGCACGCTCCACGGACTGCACGCCGCCGGACTGGCCGCCCTCGACGTCGGCATCTGATCCCGGTTCATTTTTAGGAGCCATACCTGATGATCCTATGCGGGGAACCGTGATGGCGGTGACAGCGGATAGGACCAGGCCGTAGAGGCGACCGGACCACTCGGTACCGCATTACTGCGGCCACCCAACAGTAAAACCTGGTTCAATGCGAACCTCTGAATCCCGGTCCTCGTTGTGGCTCATCGTCGTTGGCGCCAAGCCAGGATCGGCGCCTGGGGCGCCGCAGAAGGGCGGGTCAGAGGACCGTGCGCGCGGCCTGGAGGAAGGCCCGGATGAGGCCCAGGTCCTTCACCCCGCGCGAGGACTCCACGCCGCTCGAGACGTCCACCCCGCCGGGCCGCAGCGCGGCGACGGCCTCGCCCACATTCTGAGGGGACAGGCCGCCGGCCAGGGCCCAGAACCCGGCGGGCGGGGCGCCCAGCTCGTCGTCGGAGAACCGCTCACCGGAGCCGGGAACGGCGGCGTCGAGCAGGAGCCGGTCCGGGGAGGACCAGCCCGTCGCCGTGCGCCGCGTGTACTCACCGGCGGAGAGGGCGCGGATCACGCGGAAGCCGGCCCCGCGGAGGGCATCGGCGGTCGCATCGGGCTCGTCTCCGTGCAGCTGGACGGTGTCGACGCCCGCCTCCCGGGCCAGCGCCGCGACTTCCTCGAGCGTCTGGTCCCGGACCACCGCGACTGTCTCGATCTCGCGTCCGGCCCTCGCCGCGGCGTCCCGGGCGGCGGCCACGAGCCGGGCCGCCAGCGCGGCCCCCACGGTCCGAGGGCTCCCCGGGGCGAGGACGAAGCCCACAGCGTCGGCGCCGGACTCGACCGCCGCCTCGACGGCCTCGGGGGTGGACAGGCCGCAGATCTTCACCCAGAGCATCAGGCCTTCTCACCGCCGGCCGGGGCAGCGTGCTCCGCCTCGTAGCGGACCTTGATGGCCCCCCGCTTGACCTTCACTTCGAGGATCCGCACGCCGGCCAGGTCGGAGAGCGAGCGCACGTGGGTGCCGCCGCAGGGCTCGGCATTGACCCCCTCGATCGTCACCGTGCGGTGCCCGCTCGCGTCCACCGAGGAGGAGACGGCACCGCCGCGGGCGAGCACGGCGTCCATCTGCGCCTGGATCTCGGCGCACACGGCCTCGCGCAGCTCCGGGGTGGCCAGCTCGTCCTCGTGGCCGGCGGGGTCGAAGTCCAGCCGCGCCTGCCCGGGGAAGTGCGAATGCCCCGAGTGCTGCCACCCGCGCGCCTCCCCGAGGTGTCCGAGGACGTGGCCGGCCGTGTGGAGCGCCGCGTGCCGGCGGCGCAGCGCCGCGTCGATGCGGCAGACGACGGCGGCCCCCACCTCGGGCGCGGACGTCGCCCCGGTGAGCACCACGAGCCCGGACGCGTCGCGGGCCGGGGTGACCGGGTCGCCGTCGAGCGTCCCCTCGTCCGAGGGCTGGCCGCCGCCCTTGGGGTGGAAGATGTTCGGCGACACGGCCGCCCAGGCGCCGTCCTCGCCCGTCCCCGAGGCGACCACGGTCGCCGTCGCCTCGGTGAGGTAGGTGTCGTCGAAGTACGCGTTAGTCTGCTGGGCTACGGCCGTGGTCATCCTTCAAGTCTAGGCGGGGCAGCCCCGGCCCCGGCCGGGCTCTGTCTCATCGGGGGCGCCGCTGGGTAGTGTCGGTGCATGGGAGATCCGATCAGGACCGGTCCGGGCACCGCCGCGCCCACCACCCCCGGCATGGCGACGGCCTACTGGACCACCGGCCCCCGCCGGGGCGAGCTGCGTCCGGTGCCTGTTCCGGAACCGGGCGAGGGGGAGGCCCTCGTCCGCGCCCTGTACTCGGGCCATTCGCGCGGCACCGAGAACCTCGTCCACGCCTGCAAGGTGCCGGACCGGGTTGCGGACCTCATGGAGGCCCCCCATCAGGAGGGCAGCTTCCCCGCCCCCGTGAAGTACGGCTACCTCTCGGTGGGGGTGGTGGAGCGCGGGCCGGCCGAGCTCGAGGGCCGCACCGTGTTCTGCCTGTACCCGCACCAGGACCGCTACGTCGTCCCGGTCGCGGACCTCACCCCGGTGCCCGAGGGCGTGCCGCCCCGCCGCGCCCTCCTCGCCGGCGCCGTCGAGACCGCTGTCAACGCCCTCTGGGAGGCCGGCCCGCGCATCGGCGACCGGATCGCCGTGGTGGGCTGCGGCCTCATCGGCGCCTCGGCCGTCGCGCTGCTGCGCCGCTTCCCGCTGGACCGGCTCGAGGCCGTGGACCCTGACCCCGGCAGGCAGGGTCTCATGGACGCGCTCGGCGTCCGGCTCGTTGCGCCCGCGGACGCCGCCGAGGACTGCGACATCGTCCTCCACGCCTCCGCCACCCCGGAGGGGCTGGCCCGCTGCTTCGAGATCGTGGGCGACGACGGCGAGGTCATCGAACTGTCCTGGTACGGCGACCGCAGCGTCCAGGTCCCGCTCGGGGCGGACTTCCACGCCCGCCGCCTCTCGCTGCGGGCCAGCCAGGTGGGCCAGGTCGCCCAGCCGCGGCGCGTCCGGCGCACGACGGCGCAGCGGCTCGCCCTCGCGCTGCGCCTGCTCGAGGACCCCGCGTTCGATGCGTTCCTCGGCGAGCCCTCCGACTTCGCCGACCTGCCCGCCACGATGGACCGCCTCGCGGAGGGCGGAGACGTGGCCGGCGCGTGGCCCGGGCTGTGCCACGTGATCCGCTACCCCGGCGCCCCCTGATTCCCCGCAGCCCCCGAGAAGGAGAGCCATGTTCAGCCTGACCGTCCGCGACCACGTGATGATCGCCCACAGCCTCCCGCGGCCCGCCTTCGGCCCCGCCCAGGGACTCCACGGCGCCACCTTCGTGGTCGAGCTGACCGTGCGCGCCGAGGCACTCGACGCGAACTCGACCGTGATGGACATCGGCGAGGCCTCCGAGCTCCTCTCCTCGATCCTCGACGGTCTGCGCTACCGCAATCTGGACGAGCACCCCGACTTCACCGGACGCCTCACCACCACCGAAATGCTCGCCCAGCACATCGCGGTGGGCGCCGCCGAGGACCTGCGCCGCCTCGGGCACCTCACCGCGGTCGAGGTCACGCTCCGGGAGAACCCGGACGCGTGGGCCTCCTGCACCGTGGACCTGGCCTCGGATCGCGCCCGCTGACATGGAGCGCACCGGGGTTCCCGCCGCGGCCTCAGTCCCGGCCCAGGTCCGGCTCGTGGTGCCGGACGGGCTCGGATACACCTCGGGCGGGACGGTCTACAACACCCGGCTCGCCGAGGCGCTCCGGATGCTCGGCGCGGCGGTCGAGGTGGTCGGGGTGCCGGGGGCGTGGCCGGTCGGCTCGGCCGAGGACCGGCGGCGCCTCGCCGCGGCCCTCCTCCCCGGCGGCGAACCGGCCCACGTCCTGGTCGACGGGCTCCTCGCGCTCGGCGCCCCGGACGAGGTCGCCTCGGCGGTCGCCGCCATGCGCGGCGGCGGAGGGCGCTTCGGCATCCTCGTGCACCTGCTGCTCGCCGACGCCGCCGGGCTCTCCGCGGACGAGGCCGAGCGGCTCGCCGCGCTAGAACGGCGCGCGCTCGCCGCGGCGGACGTGGCCATGGTCCCGAGCGGCTTCTCCGCCCGGCGGCTCACCGCGCGCTACGGGATGGTGCCCGAGGTGGTGCGGCCCGGCGTCGCGGGCGGGCCGCCGGCCCGGGGGAGCCTCCCAGACGGCAGGGCCCCGCACGTGCTGTGCCTCGCGGCCCTCCTGCCGGGGAAGGGGCAGCTGCGGCTCCTGCGCGCCCTCGCGGCCCTCCGCGACCGGCCCTGGACGCTGACGCTCGCAGGGTACGACGCCGCCGACCCGGCCTACGCGCGCGCCGTGCGGGAAGCCGCCGCGGACCTCGGCATCGCCGACCGCGTGCGGGTGCCCGGCGAGCTGCGGGAAGGGGCGCTCGAGGCCGAGTGGTCCGCGACGGACCTCACGGTGCTCGTCTCGGACCCGGAGACCTACGGGCTCGCGGTGGTGGAGTCGCTCGCGCGCGGCGTCCCGGCCATCGTCACCTCTCGCACCGGTGCGGTCGAGGCGCTGGGGCTCTCCCTCGAGGGAGGTCTGGGGACGGCCGGGGCCGCGGTGGAGTCGCCCCGGGAGACGGGGCGAGGAGCCGAGGACCCCCTCGTGCGGGAGCTCGCGGGGTGGCTGGACGACGCGTCGGTGCGCGCGCGGTGGCGGGCCGCGGCGCTCGCGGCGAGGCCGCTGCTGCCCGGGTGGGAGTCGACGGGTCGCGCGGTGCTCCGCGCGCTCAGCCTCGCCAGCGCAGGGTCATGAGGAACCCGACGATCGCGATCCCGAACCCGGCGAGGATGTTCCAGTTGCCCAGCTCGGGGAAGGGGAACAGGCCTTGGGTCACGTAGAACGTGATGATCCAGAGCAGGCCCACCACCATGAGCCCGAACATGACGTACTTGTACCACTGAGGCGTGGGCCCGCTGGCGCGCTGGGCGCGCCGCTGCCGCTTCGCCTTCTTCGCGGCCCTGCGCTCGGCCGCCTTGCGGTCGGCCGACCGGCGATCGGCGGCCTTGGGGTCTGCTGCCTTCTTCGGCGCGGCCGCAGCCGGCTCGTGCTGTGGCTTGTCCGTCGACTCGGGCACTCGTCCTCCTCGGGGCCCGCCCGTCACGCCGCGGGGCCCGCTTGATATTCTGCTAAGCACCAACACGCTGCACCGCGGGTGCGGGCCGTGCGCTTCTGAGGCTCCAGTCTAGCCGCAGGAGCCCGCCGCCCCGCGCCGGCCCGGACGAAACG
Proteins encoded:
- a CDS encoding 6-pyruvoyl trahydropterin synthase family protein translates to MFSLTVRDHVMIAHSLPRPAFGPAQGLHGATFVVELTVRAEALDANSTVMDIGEASELLSSILDGLRYRNLDEHPDFTGRLTTTEMLAQHIAVGAAEDLRRLGHLTAVEVTLRENPDAWASCTVDLASDRAR
- a CDS encoding IclR family transcriptional regulator, whose protein sequence is MAPKNEPGSDADVEGGQSGGVQSVERALTVLEILAREGHAGVSEIAEEMGIHKSTVSRLMGSLVSRGMVHQNSDRGKFELGFGILRLASSIPGRLSLVHEARPVLESLAEEFKETVNLAVLRSNYAVNVDQAMGPSTLATYDWVGSLTPLHATSSGKVLLAALGADERDRILKETGLKARTAKTITSRKELDEQLLEVGAKGYAVVREEFEIGLNAVAVPVYNHQGEVTGAISISGPAFRFDPEKIPGLLETLTEAGLKVSANMGYTRR
- a CDS encoding phosphoribosylanthranilate isomerase, producing MLWVKICGLSTPEAVEAAVESGADAVGFVLAPGSPRTVGAALAARLVAAARDAAARAGREIETVAVVRDQTLEEVAALAREAGVDTVQLHGDEPDATADALRGAGFRVIRALSAGEYTRRTATGWSSPDRLLLDAAVPGSGERFSDDELGAPPAGFWALAGGLSPQNVGEAVAALRPGGVDVSSGVESSRGVKDLGLIRAFLQAARTVL
- a CDS encoding zinc-dependent alcohol dehydrogenase — encoded protein: MGDPIRTGPGTAAPTTPGMATAYWTTGPRRGELRPVPVPEPGEGEALVRALYSGHSRGTENLVHACKVPDRVADLMEAPHQEGSFPAPVKYGYLSVGVVERGPAELEGRTVFCLYPHQDRYVVPVADLTPVPEGVPPRRALLAGAVETAVNALWEAGPRIGDRIAVVGCGLIGASAVALLRRFPLDRLEAVDPDPGRQGLMDALGVRLVAPADAAEDCDIVLHASATPEGLARCFEIVGDDGEVIELSWYGDRSVQVPLGADFHARRLSLRASQVGQVAQPRRVRRTTAQRLALALRLLEDPAFDAFLGEPSDFADLPATMDRLAEGGDVAGAWPGLCHVIRYPGAP
- a CDS encoding cell division protein CrgA, with amino-acid sequence MPESTDKPQHEPAAAAPKKAADPKAADRRSADRKAAERRAAKKAKRQRRAQRASGPTPQWYKYVMFGLMVVGLLWIITFYVTQGLFPFPELGNWNILAGFGIAIVGFLMTLRWRG
- a CDS encoding glycosyltransferase; this translates as MERTGVPAAASVPAQVRLVVPDGLGYTSGGTVYNTRLAEALRMLGAAVEVVGVPGAWPVGSAEDRRRLAAALLPGGEPAHVLVDGLLALGAPDEVASAVAAMRGGGGRFGILVHLLLADAAGLSADEAERLAALERRALAAADVAMVPSGFSARRLTARYGMVPEVVRPGVAGGPPARGSLPDGRAPHVLCLAALLPGKGQLRLLRALAALRDRPWTLTLAGYDAADPAYARAVREAAADLGIADRVRVPGELREGALEAEWSATDLTVLVSDPETYGLAVVESLARGVPAIVTSRTGAVEALGLSLEGGLGTAGAAVESPRETGRGAEDPLVRELAGWLDDASVRARWRAAALAARPLLPGWESTGRAVLRALSLASAGS